The following proteins come from a genomic window of Pirellula staleyi DSM 6068:
- the map gene encoding type I methionyl aminopeptidase: MTVESQQDLEGILRAGRVVAIVRDAMLQAIEPGITTAELDEIGAKLLEHQGAKSAPRVTYNFPGATCISVNEEAAHGIPGPRKIEAGDIVNVDVSAELNGYFADTGGTVVVPPRATVKSRLCRATQLALEHALAEVRAGAPINRIGKAIERTAESHHFKVIKNLAGHGIGRSLHEEPTGIVSYFDRRDTRRLQLGQVLAIEPFLSTQSSHVREAQDGWTLVGHPANLSAQFEHTVIVTRGAPIVATLAETASC; encoded by the coding sequence ATGACTGTGGAAAGCCAGCAGGATCTCGAGGGGATTCTTCGCGCGGGGCGCGTTGTCGCTATCGTCCGCGATGCGATGCTGCAAGCGATTGAGCCCGGGATAACGACCGCTGAACTCGACGAAATCGGCGCTAAGTTGCTCGAGCACCAGGGAGCGAAATCTGCCCCTCGTGTGACTTACAATTTTCCAGGCGCAACCTGCATCAGTGTGAATGAAGAAGCGGCGCATGGCATTCCAGGCCCACGAAAAATCGAAGCGGGCGATATCGTCAACGTCGATGTTTCCGCCGAACTGAACGGCTATTTTGCTGATACCGGTGGCACGGTCGTGGTTCCGCCACGGGCCACGGTGAAGTCTCGTTTGTGCCGGGCCACGCAATTGGCGCTCGAGCATGCTTTGGCTGAAGTTCGCGCAGGTGCTCCGATCAACCGGATCGGAAAAGCGATCGAGCGGACCGCAGAATCGCACCATTTTAAGGTGATCAAGAATCTGGCCGGTCATGGCATCGGCCGCAGTTTGCACGAAGAGCCGACAGGGATCGTCAGCTACTTCGATCGCCGCGATACCCGCCGATTACAGCTCGGTCAGGTGCTTGCGATCGAGCCGTTTTTGTCGACGCAAAGTTCGCACGTGCGCGAAGCTCAGGATGGCTGGACCCTCGTCGGACATCCGGCCAATCTTTCGGCGCAGTTCGAGCACACCGTGATCGTCACCCGGGGTGCACCGATCGTGGCCACCCTCGCAGAAACAGCCAGTTGCTAA